The following are encoded in a window of Methylicorpusculum oleiharenae genomic DNA:
- the nadA gene encoding quinolinate synthase NadA has protein sequence MISTALPIQNYALLDDDECDARIVAAKQKLGARCVILGHHYQRNEVFKHADFSGDSLKLSRNAAASEAEYIVFCGVHFMAEVADILSRPEQIAILPDMAAGCSMADMANVIKVNKCWQELSDLLDPDETVTPVTYINSAADLKAFCGDHGGIVCTSSNTQKVLEWSFSRREKVLFFPDQHLGRNTGYRMGIPLDEMVTWDFEQPLGGLTEAQIRQAKIILWKGFCSVHQMFKPEHIDRFLERYPETKVISHPEASFEVCEKSDYVGSTEYILKVVADAEPGTRWLVGTELNLVNRLNELTKDQGKNVHFMSPTVCMCSTMFRTDPQHLAWVMENLAAGHVVNRIQVPEKEAVLARKALDNMLSIH, from the coding sequence ATGATATCCACTGCTTTACCCATCCAAAATTATGCCTTACTAGATGATGATGAGTGCGACGCGCGTATTGTTGCCGCTAAGCAAAAACTAGGCGCTCGTTGTGTGATTCTGGGGCATCATTATCAGCGGAATGAGGTATTTAAACATGCCGACTTTTCGGGTGATTCATTAAAGCTCTCCCGGAACGCAGCGGCTTCGGAAGCCGAATATATCGTATTTTGCGGCGTTCATTTTATGGCTGAAGTTGCCGATATTTTGTCTCGGCCCGAGCAAATCGCCATCTTGCCTGATATGGCTGCCGGTTGTTCGATGGCCGATATGGCCAATGTCATTAAAGTGAACAAATGCTGGCAAGAGCTTTCGGACTTATTGGATCCTGATGAAACGGTGACCCCCGTCACCTACATCAATTCGGCGGCAGATTTAAAAGCCTTTTGCGGAGACCATGGCGGTATTGTCTGTACGTCATCGAATACGCAAAAAGTTCTGGAATGGAGTTTTTCAAGACGCGAAAAAGTGTTGTTTTTTCCAGATCAGCATTTAGGGCGTAATACCGGCTATCGCATGGGTATTCCTCTGGATGAAATGGTGACCTGGGATTTTGAACAGCCTTTGGGCGGATTGACTGAAGCGCAGATCAGGCAAGCCAAAATCATTCTCTGGAAGGGTTTTTGTTCAGTGCATCAAATGTTCAAGCCCGAACACATTGACCGCTTTCTGGAGCGATACCCGGAAACTAAAGTCATCTCGCATCCCGAAGCCAGTTTCGAAGTGTGCGAAAAATCGGACTATGTGGGTTCAACGGAGTACATCCTAAAAGTGGTGGCAGACGCCGAACCGGGTACCCGCTGGCTGGTCGGTACGGAGCTTAATTTGGTCAATCGATTGAACGAATTGACCAAAGATCAGGGCAAAAATGTTCATTTCATGTCGCCCACCGTTTGTATGTGCTCGACGATGTTTAGAACGGATCCTCAGCATTTGGCCTGGGTAATGGAAAACCTCGCGGCAGGTCATGTGGTTAACCGGATACAAGTGCCTGAGAAAGAAGCTGTTTTAGCCCGGAAAGCGCTGGACAATATGCTGTCGATTCATTAA
- a CDS encoding DUF2780 domain-containing protein yields MKLLKNAAVITSLIGLAGGCVPAQQGTVQSIGLGTAQSAVNQQAPLAGVLGNAASDSSGLGLVNILVNQLGISPVQALGGAGSIFSVAKQSMNVSDFSALSKAVPGMDQYLSNAPQVPTAANSSLLGAASGLLGTQAGGLGNLASLASSFQALGMNSNMISQFVPVVMQYVQQQGGAGAMSLLQNALY; encoded by the coding sequence ATGAAACTATTAAAAAATGCAGCCGTTATAACTTCTTTGATAGGGCTGGCTGGCGGTTGCGTCCCAGCGCAACAAGGCACAGTTCAAAGCATCGGATTAGGAACTGCTCAGTCCGCAGTTAATCAGCAAGCACCTTTGGCCGGTGTTTTGGGTAATGCCGCGAGTGACAGTAGCGGGTTGGGTTTGGTCAATATCTTAGTCAATCAGCTGGGAATTTCTCCCGTTCAGGCTTTAGGCGGCGCGGGCTCGATTTTTTCAGTCGCTAAGCAAAGTATGAACGTTTCTGACTTTTCAGCATTAAGTAAAGCTGTACCGGGTATGGATCAGTATTTATCAAATGCCCCGCAGGTTCCAACCGCGGCTAATTCCTCTTTGCTGGGAGCCGCCAGCGGTTTGTTGGGCACTCAAGCAGGCGGTTTGGGTAACTTGGCGTCACTGGCGAGTTCTTTTCAAGCTTTGGGTATGAACTCAAATATGATCAGTCAATTTGTGCCGGTGGTCATGCAATATGTTCAGCAGCAAGGCGGAGCAGGTGCCATGTCATTACTTCAAAACGCGTTGTATTAA